A single window of Nicotiana sylvestris chromosome 5, ASM39365v2, whole genome shotgun sequence DNA harbors:
- the LOC104209971 gene encoding SKP1-like protein 1 codes for MATEGKKMVTLKSNDDEEFEVEEAAVIQSEMIKNMIEDGCATSVIPLPNIDSITLSKVIEYLNKHITRDEDEDEDDDKDKDKDKGKVAKAGEEEDLKEFDEKFVNMGWEELFDVIMAANYLNIHELMELCCQSAADRLKNKSVRAVREMLKITNDLTEEEEKEIINDAPWAFEGPEIDDTVN; via the exons ATGGCAACCGAAGGCAAGAAAATGGTGACATTAAAATCAAATGATGATGAGgaatttgaagttgaagaagCTGCAGTTATTCAATCCGAAATGATCAAGAACATGATCGAAGATGGATGCGCTACTAGTGTTATTCCACTTCCAAATATTGATAGCATTACCCTAAGCAAGGTCATTGAGTATCTCAACAAGCACATTACTAGGGACGAAGACGAGGACGAGGACGATGACAAGGACAAGGACAAGGACAAGGGAAAGGTGGCGAAAGCAG GTGAGGAAGAAGATCTCAAGGAATTCGACGAGAAATTCGTAAACATGGGATGGGAAGAGCTTTTCGACGTAATAATGGCAGCAAATTATTTGAATATTCACGAGTTGATGGAATTATGTTGTCAATCTGCAGCTGATAGATTGAAGAACAAGAGTGTTAGAGCAGTTCGTGAGATGTTAAAGATTACTAATGATCTtactgaagaagaagagaaagagatTATTAATGATGCTCCTTGGGCATTTGAAGGTCCTGAAATTGATGATACTGTTAATTAG
- the LOC104209972 gene encoding heat shock factor protein HSF30-like: protein MATNNISQFSGSDVAIVLHKPRIPPFLTKTYEMVDDPNTNSIISWSLTSTSFIIWDHIRLCSQLLPQYFKHENLSSFIYQLNNYGFKKIGLQKWEYEHYWFRPGKKHLLSNIKRRNQNQKIQEHCYQENYYNGVVTELRSQRDFNVTLMSEIEKMKEKQDDLANRIASLREYLEKSDAKFRKLLCLLAKGIKQVAMQQAMKNDEQTKKRKVEDIAEICKTLVEKKMDDLVAIKQVHEIMQKKQKLRLRRKVDDF from the exons ATGGCGACGAACAATATCAGTCAATTTTCTGGTTCTGATGTTGCAATAGTATTGCACAAACCTCGTATACCTCCTTTCTTGACGAAGACATATGAAATGGTGGACGATCCGAATACGAATTCTATTATTAGCTGGAGTTTAACTAGTACTAGCTTTATTATTTGGGATCATATCAGACTATGCTCCCAACTTCTACCTCAATATTTCAAGCATGAAAATCTGTCTAGCTTTATTTACCAACTCAATAACTAT GGGTTCAAGAAGATTGGATTGCAGAAATGGGAATATGAACATTATTGGTTTCGACCAGGGAAAAAACACTTGTTATCTAACATAAAGCGACGAAATCAAAATCAGAAAATTCAAGAACATTGTTATCAAGAAAATTATTACAATGGGGTAGTGACAGAGTTGAGGAGTCAGAGAGATTTCAACGTTACATTGATGTCAGAAATCGAGAAGATGAAGGAGAAACAAGACGATTTGGCTAATAGAATCGCGTCGTTGAGGGAATACTTAGAAAAATCTGATGCTAAATTTAGGAAACTTCTCTGTTTATTGGCAAAAGGAATTAAGCAAGTTGCAATGCAGCAGGCCATGAAGAATGATGAGCAAACAAAGAAACGTAAAGTAGAGGATATAGCAGAAATTTGCAAAACTTTAGTGGAGAAAAAGATGGATGATTTGGTAGCTATTAAACAAGTACATGAAATCATGCAGAAGAAgcagaaattgagattgagaaGAAAAGTGGATGATTTCTAG
- the LOC104209970 gene encoding SKP1-like protein 12: protein MAASSSSATSEQKKIVLKSSDGDEFQLEENAAVQSITVKNMVEDDYTVIPLPNVDTKTLIKITEYLKTHADEKMKSNEEEIKKFDKDFVKEKSYNDLFELVLAANYLDIKGLMDLLCQSIADRIKDKSYMAVRKIFNITTDYTEAELEEVKKEHAWAHEGEEIDDSTN from the coding sequence ATGGCCGCCTCCTCCTCCTCAGCAACATCTGAGCAGAAGAAGATAGTCTTAAAATCCTCCGACGGCGACGAATTTCAGTTAGAAGAAAACGCCGCCGTTCAATCCATAACCGTAAAAAACATGGTGGAAGACGATTACACCGTCATTCCACTCCCAAACGTCGATACCAAAACCCTAATCAAAATTACAGAGTACCTAAAGACGCACGCCGATGAGAAGATGAAGTCTAACGAAGAGGAAATCAAAAAATTCGATAAGGATTTCGTGAAGGAGAAGAGTTACAACGATCTGTTTGAACTTGTATTAGCTGCTAATTACCTTGATATTAAGGGCTTAATGGATTTGTTATGTCAGTCAATTGCTGATAGGATTAAGGATAAGTCGTATATGGCTGTTAGGAAGATATTTAATATCACAACTGATTATACTGAAGCGGAATTGGAAGAGGTTAAGAAGGAACATGCTTGGGCACATGAAGGAGAAGAAATTGACGATTCTACTAATTAG